The nucleotide sequence TATGACCAATCAGCAAGAGGCGGCGGTTACGCATGGCATCCTGCCAGGCCTTGGCCTGTTCAGGTTTTGCGCCTTCTGGCGGTTTTGTCTGCGCATATTGCTTGGCAATCTGCAGAAAATACTCACGGGCGCGGGGTGTCAGCTGTTCGGAGTTGGGCAGGAATTGCGCAGAATCCCCTTGCGCATCGCGCAGCGTCATGGAAAAGGCCTGAGCTGCTTCATCTTTTTGCGATTGGGCTGACACCGCAACAGGCGTGAACTCCATATCCAGCTGATATTGCTTGGCGATTTTGGAGAGTTCGCAGCGCTTTTGGTCAATATTCGCGCCAATCAGCCCGCCCACCAGTGCACCAGCTGCTGCGCCTGCAATGGCGGGGCCAATTTTGGCATCCAGTACCTTGGCCAGAACAAGGCCGCCCACCGCGCCCACTGCTATCCCGATATTGCGTGCGTTATTGGCGCAGGGGTCATCGCTGGCAAAAGTGTCCGTCAGTGTTTTCTGAATACCACTGCTGCCACCGCCTGTGGTGGTGGCGCATCCTGCCAATGAAAGAGCCATTGCCAAACATGTCAATCGATGGAAGGTCTGAGGTTTCCCTGTCATTTTTTCTTTGGATATGGGTTAAGAGCGATACGTCAGTCGTGCGCTTGAATCAACGAGATTCATCGCAGATGGAATGGGGCGGGGAATGGAATGGAGATGGCTGGGTAAATCAGCGGAGAAATTTATGGCAGCGATAAGTCGTCGTGAAAATGAGGATTTATGGCCGCAATAAGTCAAAGCCAATATCAATCAGGAAAATATCTGATAGTAACAAAAGTTTACATAAATTCAAAATGAATTTTTGAATATTTAAATAGTGTGCGCTCGCTCATTGAATAAGTGGATGGCTGAAATCAATTTGAAATGAGTGTGGAATCTCCCGCCTCTCTATGACGTCGGGCCTTTGAGGGCTGCAGGTAAATGCCTTTCGCACCCTCTGAAATGGGATGACTTCGGTTTTTATGGAGCCTGGGTGTTTTTGTCAGGACTGGCGAGTCTTGCGCCAGTTATTGACGGCATCGATAACTTCCAGCGCCAGAAGTCGCTCCGGGGGCGGCCCATATTGCTCAAGCAGGGGGGTGACCATGGCCCGCAGCTCTTGCGCATGGCAGTCTCCTGCGAACAACAAACGCCTCAGGGCAAGATGTCCCGCCACGATTTCGGGTGGTTCACTCCAGTGATGTCTTGCATCATCGGTAAGCGTCGAGACCTGGGAGAGACTGACCGAGGGAGTGGCCAGATAGGGCAGAAAGATTCGCGCATGCAACTGACCGCTTTGAATGAGGCCTGCATAGAAATGATCAATGGCAACTGCGTGCGTGGACGGCAGTTGCGCGAATGCTGTTTTTAACCGTTGCTTGCCGTGCGGCGTGACGATGTAGGCAGCGGCTGCGACAGCGTAGTTCTGATGGGCATCGATAATGTTGACGGTGGGGACGCGTCTTCTTTCTGTCGTACTTTTTTCCAGGGCTGCCTTGCCATAAGGCATATAGGCTTGCGCGGCATCCTGCAGAAGCTGCATGCTATTCAGATAGGCTAGGTGTCAGGTCCCGGATGATTGGCTGCTTACAACCAAGCGCCCGTTGCTCCATAGCAGACAAGTGCTGCAGGCTGTTGTGGCAACATGGCAATCGTCTTTCAAGGAGCCGCTATGTTGATTGCTCTACACAAGAACGCAACGACCACGCCTGCTACACGACGTGCATTGCAGCAAGCCAGTGGCACGGACCGGGAGTTGGCCCAGCAATACGGCATTGGCCTGGACACGGTGCGCAAGTGGCGTCATCGCACTACGGTGCACGATGCCAGTCATACGCCGCACCGATTGCAGACCACGCTCAATGCGGCACAGGAAGAATTGGTGGTCTATCTGCGCACCCAACTGCTGCTGCCGCTCGATGATTTGCTGGCAGTGGTGCGGGAGTTTATTGAGCCTGCCATGAGCCGTTCTGCGCTGGATCGCTTGCTGCGCAGACGAGGCCACTCCAGATTGCCCATACAGCCCAAGCCTGAGGGCGAGCACAAACCCTTCAAGGCGTATGAGCCTGGCTATGTACATGTAGATGTGAAGTACCTGCCCCAGATGCACGATGAGGACAAGCGCCGCTATGTTTTTGTTGCCATCGATCGAGCTACACGCTGGGTGTTCATTGATATCAAGCAGCACAAGACGGCAGCATCCGCCAAAGCCTTCTTGGCTGCCGTACGCAAAGCTGCAGCGTTCAAGATCCACACCATCCTCACCGACAACGGCAAAGAGTTCACAGACCGATTGTTTGGAAGCCGCACACGTCAGCCCTCAGGCGAGCACGAATTCGACCAGTTATGCCAAGCATTGGGGATAGAGCATCGGCTGACCAAGCCAAAGACGCCGCAAACCAACGGCATGGTTGAGCGCTTCAATGGCCGCCTGAGCCAGGTGCTGCGCTCGCATCACTTCAACAGCGCAGAGGATTTGGAGAAGACACTGCACAGGTTTGTCTGGCTGTACAACCACCACTTGCCACAAAAGGCACTGGGGCATGAAGCCCCAGTCCAAGCACTCAAAAAATGGAAGATGAAAGCACCTGATTTATTCGTCAAGAACGTGCGTAATCATCCGGGACCTGACAGCTAGGCAATCCAGAAAAATGATGTCAACTTCTGGCTGGCTGTTCACAAAATGAGTCAGAACATCGGCTGTCAGGATGGCGGGCAGGCTGGGGCTGAAATCGACATCGTCTTCCAGCACAAGCAGCAGGCTTTCGGGATTGCTTTGCTCAATGAGCATGCGGTGTGAGAGGAAGCAGCCCTGAATACTGGCGATTTCGCGGTTGGTTTCAGGAGCCTGCTTGCGTCCATCAATGGCATCAAACCGCTGAATCCAGGTATCAAGCTGCAGATTCTGGATTTGTTGCTCCATATGCGCGCGGCGCTCAAGACTTCTATCCAGATTGATGTAGTAGCCTTCAAGAATCATGGCGGAACCCAATAGATTGGTGGAGTGTCGGCATTATCTGAAAGTGTTGGGGTTTTCATTCGCGGGAATTCACGGCTTTGCTGCATGTTTCAATGCTGCACTGGTGTTTCTATCTGCAACAATCAGGTGTTGTTGAGCAGAAGGTAAAGAGCACTTTGATGAGCGAGAACGAGGGAGCGTCGGGCAGCACGAATGACATGCATTTTTTGCGTGCTGTCACGGATATGGCCGAGCGCCTGCCGGTGGTGACGGGCGATGCCATCTATACCGATAAAGGCATCAAGCTCGTGGACAAGGGCGCGCGGGTGGATCAGCGTCTGTACGACAGGCTGGTCAGCCACAAGCTGCGTGACCCGATTGATGAAAGTCTGGTGGCAGACAATCTGGTCGATGCCCCGGCACTGCTGGCGCTGGCCAGAAGCCAGTGCGAGGGCATGGATCTGCTGCGCAGGCTGGTGGCTGACCTGGGCGATGTTGAACGTCTGCTGGCCCCGCTGCAGGGGCTGCTGCTGCCGCGCTCCATTGCGTTCAAGCTGACGGTGATGCGCGAGCAGCGCAGCGAGCTGTTTGAGCACAGCGTGCAAATGGCGCTGGTATCCATCTTTCTGGCGCTGAAAAACGGCTGGAACGAGCGCGAATGCGTGTCTCTGGCCACGGCTGCGCTGCTGCACGATGTGGGCATGCTCTATATGGACCCAGCCTGGACGGACCCGGACCACCGTTTATCCACCACGCAGCGCAAGCATCTGGTTGCGCACTCCGTCACAGCCATGCTGGTGGTGCGCGATGCCAAGGTTTATTCGCAGGCCGTGGAAATGGCGGTGCTGGAGCACCATGAGCGCATGGATGGCAGCGGCTATCCGCGTGGCGTGCAGGGCGCGGTGATCTCGCCCATGGGGCAGGTGCTGCTGCTGGCCGAAGTGGTGTCGGCCTTTTTCGAGAAGTTCAGCGACATGCCGGGCCAGCGACTTTCGTTGATGCTGCGCATGAACCACAAAAGCTATCCCGCTGATCTGGTGCACCATATTCTGCCGCTGCTGTATGACGAGATGCTGCCCGGCCTGCCGCTGGCGCCCATGCAGGCCGAAGTGGCGCACAGCACCGCCGCGCTGGAAGCTGCGCTGACCATGTGGTCCCAGCTGCGCGCAAACTTTCCCGCAGGCTGGAGCCAGCTGCCCGAGGCATCCAGCGCGAATTTTGTGGAGCAAAGCCTGCAATTGCTACAAAAGCAGCTGGCGGAATCTGGCTCTCACCCCAGTCAGCAGCTGCATGTGCTCAGCTACCTCAAGGACGACGCGCAGGGCATGGGCGAGTTGACGCTGGTCAACCGCGAAGCGCTATGGAAACTGCAGTCCATCATCAACGACTGCCTGCGCCGCTGGCCGCTGAGCACGGCCAAAGGTACGCCGCTGGAGGGCGCTGTAGCCCAGTGGTGCGACGCCTGTGCGCGCATCGCGCCTGCGGCGCCCAAGGACTGAGGTCGGCGCAGTCAGGTGCTGGCGCTTGATGGACCATGCAAATAGACCGCCAGCTTGCCCAGGGGCAGCGTGCCTGACTTCAGCCAGCCCTTGGGTGGATAGACGTAAGCGCCTTGCCAGCCCACGGGCGCGCCGCCGCTCTCCAGCACCTGCAGCCACCAGACATGCATGGGCAGCAGCAGCCCGGCATGGGCGTAATAGCTGAAGATCACATCCATCAAGACCTCCAGGGGGGCGGCCAGCGCAGGAGTCAGGCCCCGCTGCGGGCCGATGTGGTGCAGCAAAGGCATGGCCACATCGGCGTTGAACTGCTCGCACTGGCGTTGATACAGCGGCTTGCGAAACTGTGGGTGGCGGGCCTTGCCTGGCAGCGTCAAATGGCTCATGTCTTCCAGAATCTCGGTCCAGGCATAAAAGCCCAGGCAGCGCTCGTCATTGAGAAACTCGAAATCCTGCTGCGTGGCCAATAGCTGGGCCAGTTGCGGATCCGTCACGACTTGCTCATGCAGCGTAGGCGGGTGTTGGCCGCTGAGAAACACCTCGCTGCGAATCAGCGTCGCCATGCGATTGATCAAGGCCTGTGTGTCCTGCTCCAGATGCGAAGTGCGCTTCTTCATGAGGGCAAGATTAGCAGATTGAATGCTTTCAATTTTGTAGCGGATAGCGCTTTGCAGTGAAGCGCTACAAGGCTTTTTGATGCCTGATACCCGGTCCGGGTCAGGCTGAATGCGGCTGCGTTTGTTTTCTCGATGCTGTATATTTGTACAGTATTTTGGAAATGCCATCACCGTGCAGCCACATCGCATCACTCGCAGCACCAACTGCGACACCACCCACAGGGCCGACCCATCGGCTTTGCTCGGTGCTGCGCGTCTGCATGCGTTACAAGCGCTGCAGCTGGACGGCGTGTGGCGAGGCAGCGACTGGCATGGGGTGCAGATGCAGAAAGTCTGGCCCAGCGGCCATGTGGCGCTGGATGCCGAGTTGCCCGGCGGTGGCTGGCCGGGCAATGCGCTGGTGCAGATTCAGCAGCCGCAGCACACCCATGCGGAATGGCCGCTGCTGCTGCCCGCGCTGGCGCGCCAGGCCGGGCTGCAGCCGGGAAAGCTGGTGCTGATAGCCCCGCCGTATCTGCCATTTACTCCGGCGCTGCAGGCTGTGGGCATTGCGGCCCAGCGCCTGTGCTGCGTGCCGCAGTTGCCGGGGCAGTCACCTCAGGATCTGGCCTGGGCCTGCGAGCAAGCCCTGCATTGCCGCGATGTACTGGCTGTGCTGGCCTGGTTGCCAGACTTGCCTATGGCGGCCCTGCGGCGTTTGCAGCTGGCCGCCGCATCACAGGGGCGGCCGCTGTGGCTGTGGCAGGGCCTGCAGCAGGAGCAGCACAACTCGCCCGCAGCCCTGCGTTTGCGCCTGCAAAGAACGCCGCAGGATGCAGCCAGCCTGCAGGTTCAGATACTCAAGCGCCGTGGGCCAGCCCTGGATAAGCCATTGCAGCTATCACTTTCGCAGTGGGCCTGGGCGCCAGTACTGCAGGCTCAGGCCAGCCGCCATGCGCGCCAGAGCGAGGAGGCCGCCTTGCTCATGCAGGGGCGGGCCATATCGTCTGCGAGCACATCAGCAGCCACGTCGGCAATCGTGGCACAGAGCATGGCGGGCTGAAGATGCAAGGGCGCGAGCACTGGCTGGCCTGGCCTCTGGAGCGGCTGAATCAGGGGGCGGCCTTGTCATCCCGCCATGACAGCCTTTACTGGTGGGCGCTGGAGTTTTCTCCACGCGTGGCCGTGCTGGAAGAGGCTTTGCTCATTGAAACTAGCATGGTGCAGCGCCTCTGGGGTGGGCTGCAGCCCATGCTGGAGCGGCTGGATGAGGCTTTGAACATGGCCTGCATGGCCTGCACGGCAGCACCACCTGTGCGCGCACAGGCGAATACCGCATGGCTGGCGCTGGCGCGGCTCAGGCTGCTGCAACACAGCCGGGCACAGGGCGTGCCAGAGCCTGAGGCCATGCCTGCGGATGCGCTGCCGCTGTGGACGCTGACCGCGTTGCAGCCCCACAGTGCCATGCTGATGCGACTGGGCTGCCAGACTTGGGGGCAGGTGCGCGCCTTGCCGCGTGCCGGGCTTTCGCGGCGCATCGGGGCCAGGGCTTTGCGGGCGCTGGATGAGGCTTACGGCCTGCAGCCCCAGACCCTGAACTGGCTGCAACTGCCCGAGCAGTTCGTGCTGCGCCACGATCTGGGCTATCCCGCCCACAACGCCGATGTGGTGCTGCATGCGGCCCAGCCCCTGCTGCGTGCGCTGCAATTTTGGCTGCAGGCCCGCCACCACGCGGTGCTGGCGCTGGAGCTGCGCTGGCACCATGACCTGCGGCGAATCGATGGGCAGGCGCTGCCCGCCTGGGAAAGCCTGCTCATACGCACGGCCCAGCCCACGCAGGGCATGGCGCATTTGCAGCGCTTGCTGCGTGAGCATCTGCATCAAAGGCGCTGGCGGGCACCGGTGGACATGCTGGAGCTGAAGGCGCCAGACACTCAGGCCTGGGCTGCGGCCTCGCTCAGCTGTCTGCCAGATCTGGCCGCACAGCAAAGCGACAGCCGCAGCCTGGCATGGCATGAATGGGTAGAGTGCCTGAGCGCCCGCTGGGGCGAGAGTGCTGTGCAGCAGCCCGAGGCTTGCGCAGATCACCGGCCTGAAGCCATGCAGCGCTGGCGCAACGTGGCTGCCGGTGCAGCAGATCAGGCGCCGACCGCAGCCGCCAGCCCCGCGCCCCGCAAAAAGCCGGCGGCCCGCAGCGAATGTGCAGACCCCTGGCAGGCGCTGTGGCCGCCCTGGCTGCTGCCCCAGCCGCTGGCGCTGACAGTGCAAAACAACCGCCCCCACTGGCACGGGCCGCTGCAGCTGCGTGCCGGGCCTTACCGGCTGGAGTCTGGCTGGTGGGAAGGCGGGCAGACCCAGGCGGGCCTGGCGGTGCGCGATTATTTTGTGGCCTTCAATGAAGTGGTCGGCCATGTCTGGATTTACCGCGAGCGTGCGCAGACCCGTGCCTGGCTGGTGGCTGAAGCACATTCGCCCTGCTGGTTTGCGCAAGGTGTCTATGGCTGAGGTTGATGTGCAAGAGATCACTCAGACCCGGCTGGCCGCGCCGCCGCCAGCGGCCACGCCTGCCGTGCCCGTGGCCAGTGGGGCGGGCAAGGGGCCACTGGCTTATGCGGAGCTGCATTGTCTGTCGAGCTTCAGCTTTCTGCGCGGGGCCTCGTCACCGGCAGAGCTGGTGCACCGTGCCAAAAGTCTGGGCTATGCCGCGCTGGCGCTGACGGATGAATGCTCGGTGGCCGGTGCCGTGCGCGCCTATGAAGCCGCGCGGGACTGCGGGCTGCACCTGATTTACGGCAGTGAATTTGTCTGGGGGCCGCTCAAAGTCGTGGCGCTGGCCCGCGATTTGCAGGGCTGGGGCAACCTTTGCGAATTCATCACCGCGGCCCGCAGCCGTGCAGAAAAAGGCGCTTATGTGGTCGATGAAGCCAGCCCCTGGCAACTGCTGCAGCGGGGCTGCGAATGCCTGCTGCTGCCCCAGCGCAGTGAACTGGATGCTTCTGATTTGGTAGCTATCAACGCTTGTATATCAAAGGCTTCAGGCTGTTTTGATGCTAATTCTCTATGGCTGGGCGTGGAACTGCACCTCGCGCCCGACGATAGCCTGTGGCTGCAGACCTTGCAGCAAGTGGGTGCCGATTTGGCCCTGCCGCTGCTGGCTTGCGGCGATGTGCATATGCATGCCCGCTCGCGCAAGCCGCTGCAGGATGTGGTGACCGCCATCCGCCTGGGCCGCACCGTGGCCGAATGCGGTTTTGCGCTGCAGCCCAATGCTGAGCGGCATCTGCGCTCGCGCCTGCGGCTGGCGGCGCTCTATCCCCAAGCCATGCTGGATGCCACGCTGCGCCTGGCCCGGCGCTGCCAGTTCAGCCTGAGCGAAATTCGCTATCACTACCCGCAGGAAAGCGTGCAGCCCGGCATGACGGCCACGCAGACGCTGGCCTGGCTGACCTGGGAGGGCGCGGCGGGCCGCTATCCCCAGGGCATTCCTGAAGATGTGGCCAGGCAGCTTAGGAAA is from Comamonas fluminis and encodes:
- a CDS encoding IS481 family transposase — protein: MLIALHKNATTTPATRRALQQASGTDRELAQQYGIGLDTVRKWRHRTTVHDASHTPHRLQTTLNAAQEELVVYLRTQLLLPLDDLLAVVREFIEPAMSRSALDRLLRRRGHSRLPIQPKPEGEHKPFKAYEPGYVHVDVKYLPQMHDEDKRRYVFVAIDRATRWVFIDIKQHKTAASAKAFLAAVRKAAAFKIHTILTDNGKEFTDRLFGSRTRQPSGEHEFDQLCQALGIEHRLTKPKTPQTNGMVERFNGRLSQVLRSHHFNSAEDLEKTLHRFVWLYNHHLPQKALGHEAPVQALKKWKMKAPDLFVKNVRNHPGPDS
- a CDS encoding glycosyltransferase family 25 protein yields the protein MILEGYYINLDRSLERRAHMEQQIQNLQLDTWIQRFDAIDGRKQAPETNREIASIQGCFLSHRMLIEQSNPESLLLVLEDDVDFSPSLPAILTADVLTHFVNSQPEVDIIFLDCLAVRSRMITHVLDE
- a CDS encoding HD-GYP domain-containing protein translates to MSENEGASGSTNDMHFLRAVTDMAERLPVVTGDAIYTDKGIKLVDKGARVDQRLYDRLVSHKLRDPIDESLVADNLVDAPALLALARSQCEGMDLLRRLVADLGDVERLLAPLQGLLLPRSIAFKLTVMREQRSELFEHSVQMALVSIFLALKNGWNERECVSLATAALLHDVGMLYMDPAWTDPDHRLSTTQRKHLVAHSVTAMLVVRDAKVYSQAVEMAVLEHHERMDGSGYPRGVQGAVISPMGQVLLLAEVVSAFFEKFSDMPGQRLSLMLRMNHKSYPADLVHHILPLLYDEMLPGLPLAPMQAEVAHSTAALEAALTMWSQLRANFPAGWSQLPEASSANFVEQSLQLLQKQLAESGSHPSQQLHVLSYLKDDAQGMGELTLVNREALWKLQSIINDCLRRWPLSTAKGTPLEGAVAQWCDACARIAPAAPKD
- the imuA gene encoding translesion DNA synthesis-associated protein ImuA; translated protein: MQPHRITRSTNCDTTHRADPSALLGAARLHALQALQLDGVWRGSDWHGVQMQKVWPSGHVALDAELPGGGWPGNALVQIQQPQHTHAEWPLLLPALARQAGLQPGKLVLIAPPYLPFTPALQAVGIAAQRLCCVPQLPGQSPQDLAWACEQALHCRDVLAVLAWLPDLPMAALRRLQLAAASQGRPLWLWQGLQQEQHNSPAALRLRLQRTPQDAASLQVQILKRRGPALDKPLQLSLSQWAWAPVLQAQASRHARQSEEAALLMQGRAISSASTSAATSAIVAQSMAG